ATGAAATTCTCAGGCAAACTGACTCAAAACACTATTTCATTGTTCTTACACTGACAGGATTGACACTGATAACCTGAACGTATGCTTTTGATGTTTCGGAATAATTAACTCCACAAGGACTTTGGTAATCCATATCTCCACTTCTGAGTGCAAATTGTTTCAAAAGGGATTatggaaaatgtcttttttttcttttccccccagATCAAAGGACTCGGTGGAAAAAACTTCTGAGTTCTTTGACATGTATAACCTTGCGTCCAGTGTTTTCTATCACAAGAACTCCTTGTACCACACATACAGTGAATGGCTTTAAGACTGTGTATTTCTAAAAGGTCATGTGACCCCCAATACTGTCCCAGCAATGCTATCATCCTTCAACCGAGTGGCAAAATGAATGGTGTTGATGTAcacattgtattgtatttgtgAACTCAAATGTGTCCAACTTCACTCAGCTGATAAAACTCAGCcaataggaagaaaaaaaaaaaatcaaatcaatcaatccaCCAATATGCCACACCGCTAAGCTGAGAGCCTGTGTCACCAGCATGCCCTGCCCAGAGGCCAGAGTGAACCCCTCCTCtgatgtgcctctctctctctctcaaccctctgtctctcagagtcatctttttcttttctgttgcctcatcatcttcctccgTTTGACGATCATGGCATGGAGTCTCTCTAGGCCTTCCTGCAGGCCTTCCCCGATGATGGCACAGGCGGGCTGCAGGTGCCACGGCGTGTGGGCGCCCAGCTCGCTCAGTGCCAGTAGCCGTTCCACTTCGCCGAGCGCCAGGGCGCTACGTAGGTCCTGTTTGTTTGCCACCACCAGCACTGGCACGCCTTGGTTCTCCTGTAGCCGCGTGATCTTGTGCAGTTCCGTTTTAGCCTCCTCCATTCGCTCGACATCCACAGAGTCCACTACGAAAACCAGTCCGTCCGCACAACGCGTGTACGACCGCCAAAGCGGTCGGAGCTTCTCCTGTCCCCCAACATCCCAGAAATGGAAGGCTGCTGTCCGGCCCTTGCTTCCCAAAGCCACTTTGATCTTCTCAGTGTTAAAGCCTTTGGTGGGGACAGTGTTCACAAACTCATTGAAGCGAAGTCTGTACAATACTGTGGTTTTACCAGCACAGTCCAAACCAAGAATAACAATATGCAGTGCCTGAAAAGATGGCAGGCAGGGGAAGATGGCGTGAGGCTCTGATAATCCGTTCCCCATCTCTTTCTGCCTCACTGAAGGCGATGAAAGCAAAAGGAGAGACTCAGGAGACCaagctgttgctgttgcttcACCAAATATTCACAAGGCTTCTCTCATTCCCTCAGGAGACTCTAGCGATAACCTGAAAccagatgaaaagagagctgaTGCAATGAGGGCAGCAGTGGAACTCCATAACAAAACACCAGGTCTACTGCTTTTCAGTTGAGGGACTGTTAATATTAACTGAACGTGGCTTTCTCTTTGTTATACCAAAACGGTTAAAGCTTTAACCTGGCTGGATGACATTTTGCGcttgtgtgagtgaatgaggaaTAAAACAGCAGGGAGAGTGGCAATCCATTTGCACATGTAGCACCAGTGGAGCGCCAAAGGGTTTCATACGCTAATTTCTATTCAGGGGCAGTAAAATACATCGCTACTGAATGCCATGAACGCGCTCTCTTCCGTCCTTGAGCCTCAATTCAAACCAGTTTTATGCCCCCTGTGCACAAGTGCCAGAGGGTTAAAGAGAATATGCAGTTTGTCTTTTGTTGAATTGCCTCTAAAGCTAGGGAGGGTTTATCAATAGTAAATATGTATCGAGCTCGACATGAGTGCAACCACATTAGGCCATCTGTAGCTTAAAATCAGTTTTACGGGACATAATAttctcccagaaaaaaaaagaaaaacattttagacAAGCTCAATATTAGGCTAAAATAAGAAGTATCGTTGCATAGATTCAAGCAAGCGAAAATTTATAGGCAGCGTAAATACAGCCCTATAGCAGTTTACATTCAACGAATGAACAGATACAGAATGATCAGACAGTTGTCCATAGTGTCGTTTGAGAGAATGACAGCGCTGTGTTCGGAAA
This sequence is a window from Chanos chanos chromosome 12, fChaCha1.1, whole genome shotgun sequence. Protein-coding genes within it:
- the arl4ab gene encoding ADP-ribosylation factor-like 4ab — protein: MGNGLSEPHAIFPCLPSFQALHIVILGLDCAGKTTVLYRLRFNEFVNTVPTKGFNTEKIKVALGSKGRTAAFHFWDVGGQEKLRPLWRSYTRCADGLVFVVDSVDVERMEEAKTELHKITRLQENQGVPVLVVANKQDLRSALALGEVERLLALSELGAHTPWHLQPACAIIGEGLQEGLERLHAMIVKRRKMMRQQKRKR